The bacterium nucleotide sequence CGTGAGCAGCAGTGTCAGCTGTGAGAGGCGTACGGAAAAATCGAGCGCTCCGCGGGAGAAGAGAATTTTCTTCTGCGTGATCGCGGCACCCGCGGAGAGTGCGGCGGAAAGGAATGCGAGACTGAACCAGAGCACCTGTTTTCCTCGAAGGTGATATCTCGTGGGATGAAAAAGACGCTGTTACCAGTGCAGGCGCAGCCGCAATATGAAATTCCGGCCGGGTTCGCTGACGATGATTCCACGCAGTGTGGAGAGATGTCTGCGCCAACTCTGATCAAGTAGATTGTCGACTCCGGCGAGGAGCTGCAATCGCAGCCCGCCGAGGCTAATCGGCAGACTGCGCAGCCGCAGATGAAGCAATACATAGCCGGGTGTTGCCAGCTCGCCTGGAGCGACGTCACGCTGATCGGCTGCGAAACTCGTGAAGACATCGGCTTCGACTGCATCGGCAATATTGCCACGCAGTCCGAGCCGTCCGCCGAACGGCGCCATCTGCGGGAGATCCTCATCAAGGCCTGTATCACGTCCCCGCAGATATTCAATCGATGCGTAGGCGGTAGCGCGGCCGAACAGCCGGTACTCCCCTGCCAGTTCAAAGCCGTAAATCACAGCTTCACCGACATTTTCCTTTCTGTACAGTGTATCGCTCAGCTTGGCATCCACGACAAGATCACGCATGCTGCGCAGATAGCCATTGACGCGCAGGGCTGCGTCCGGCAGTTCCAGGCGGAGTCCGAGATCAACCATGCTGCCTTTTTCCGCCGCCAGGTCAGGGTCGCCCACATACGTGGCCGCGCCGAGCTCGATATACTGATAGCGTTCTTCGAGAGATGGTGCGCGAAATGCGTGGGAGAGATTGAGTGTCAGTGCAGTCGCATCCGTCGCCTGCCACAGCAGCCCGGCATGCGCACTCCATGACAGCTCATCCGACGTTGCAGCCGGCCAGCGCAGCGATCGTGAGGGAGGATCAGCCGTTCGTACTCCATCCCGGATAATATACTGCAGATCGTATGCTTCGTCGTTTTCGACATGGATGGCGTCGAGACGTCCCCCGGCTGAGAGCCGCAGCCGTTCACTGACCAGCGGCACATCGTCCTGCACAAACAGTCCGACTGATCGGAAACGCGCTACCGGCAGAGGCAGATCGGCGATCGTTGTGTTGTTTGCCGCGATCTCCCGCAGCCGAATTCCCTCATACCTTCGCTGCCAGGCATCAACGCCGCTTCGCACAGTGTGTGATCCCATTTGCAAATGTGCCGTGGCCTGTGTACTCCACATGTCGTGTTCGGCTGAGGGACGAAGGGTGACCGCCGGATTTGGGATAATCTCCACGTTTCGGTCGATGCGCTGCCGGGCGACGGCCAGGGACAGCCGCTGCATGACACTGCCAAGGGGATCAATAACGTACTCCGCGGAGAACATTTCGCGCTCCTCATCGGGGTAACGGGCAGATGCAAACTCCGGGAAAGACGCGCCACCGGGAATACCGACATCCTCCGCTCGCATGCGCTGCCAGCGAACCCGGAACTGCTGCGCTTCGGTGATGCGCATTCCTCCCGCGACAGCGATGCTGTTGTCGTGAAAACGTGAATCCCGGAGTACGCCATCCGGTGTCTGCGTATCCTCCGCTGCGCGCAGCCTGCCATGCGCATGGAGATACCACCGTTCGGCCATCGCATCGACCGACAGTGCAGCATCCGCAGCGTTATTGACCGTGGCGATTCCGCTTTCCACGGTTCCCGCGAACTGCAGAACGGGCGAGAATCCGCCGCTCCTGGTCTGTATCTGCACCACTCCCCCCGTCGCTCCGCTGCCGTACATGCTGGAGGAGCCGCCACGCAGTACTTCAATGCGGCGGACATCGGAGACATCGACGAGCGACATCCCCGCTGCGTGCGCGGTAGCTGTTTCGATGCGCACACCATCGATGAGCGTAACCACGTTCGCACGCTGCAGTCCGCGAATGGCGATGTCCGTTCCCCACACACCGTCCCGCACAAGCTGAAGGCCCGCTTCGGCATCCAGCGCATCCGGAACGCTTACCGGCTGCCGTTCGAACAGCGTCCGCGCCGCGATCACGGAAACAGGCTGGGGGATATTCCTCAGCAGGTCATGCATACGTGTAGCCGTTACCGTCACGGCACCGAGCTCCACGCTGCGCGGCTGCAACCGGACTTCCACCTGCGCGCGGCTGCCGGAAGAAAGGGTGACCTGCCTCTGCAAGGGAGCATATCCGACATGTGAAATACGAAGGATGACGCGACCCGGTTGGAGTCCGGTCAGAAGAAAGCTTCCGTCCGGATTGGTGATTGTTCCGCTCGTACAGCCTTCGACACGTACATGCGTGCCTTCAAGGGGATTTCCCTGTGCGTCGAGGACATGGCCTTCGAGCCCGGCGGCAGACTGCGCCGAAAGTGGAACTGTGGCTGAGTACTGGGAAAAAAGGAGAATCAGGATGGGGAGAATTCGTGAGGAAATGCGGTGCATGAGAGAACCTTTGCGACAACTGTGTGACAACCTTCATGACCGCATCCATCGCAGCGTCCTCCTGGGTGCAGGATCCTGCGCAATACAATGCCACGTGGGGACGGCACTGCAGCCGCAGCCATGGTGTTGACATCCTCTGTATCTCTCACCGGCGTCCTCACACCGGCGTACATCACAAAAATACAATGACTTTTACTTCCCGCCAACGGCTTTCTCCCGAAATGGGAATCCGGCCGCCACGGGGTGTGTATGACGAACGTTACCCTGGTGGATTACAGCTCGACGATAAGCACCACTTTCTTTCCGTCACGCATGACATCCACGCTGATGCGCTGGCCGGACTTGAATTCCGACAGGCGATCCATGTACTGGTAGATGTCTTTCACCGGTTTGCCTTCCATGGCGACGATGACGTCACCCTTTTTCATACCTGCGCGCGAGGCGGGACGACCGTCGATTACAGCATCGGCGCGGAGTCCCTCGGTCCCGCTTCCCGAAACGTCGGGCATGATGCCGAGCGTGACTTTGAAGCGCTTGGATGCAGGGGGACGACTTTTCGGTCCCGCTTCCGCATAGACCAGTGCATCACTGCGGGTGGCAACAGCAGTGATGATATCTGTCACGAGATCGGCGACGAGTTTCTCGCCCGGGAAATTGCAGAGTTCCGTATCATCCGATGGCAGATGGTAGTCTTCATGAATACCTGTGAAAAAGAAGAGAACCGGAATATTCTCCGTGTAAAAGGATGCGTGGTCAGAGGGACCATAGCCCTCAGGCGACATCGTGGCGGTAAATCCGTCTTTCTCTACCACGCTTTTCACCATGTCTTCGAGTCCCGTTGCCGTCCCCGTTCCACCGATACTCAGCGTTTTCTCCCCTTCCTTCATGTGTCCCACCATGTCAAGATTGCACATGAGCACGGTCTTCCCGAGATCAACCGGGGGATTGGCGACGAAGTATTTCGACCCGAGCAGCCCCATTTCCTCGGCGGTGAAGCATACCACGAGCACGGGACGCGGAAGCGGATGCGCGGCGATGCGCTCAGAGATCTCGATCACCGCGGCTGTACCGGATGCATTATCGTCCGCCCCATTGTGCACAGCGACAGTATCGGGAGCGCGCGAGCCGGAACCGGGGCCTCCCATTCCGAGATGATCATAGTGCGCTCCCACAATAACGTACTCACCGGCGAGTTCCGCATCGCTCCCGTCGATCACACCGACGACGTTAACGCCGTCCACACTGTGTCGCTTCAGCTGCGCATTCCCGGCAACCATACCGGTGGTTTCGCATGAAACCGGTGCTCGTTCCGTATTCAGTTTCGCTTCCAGCTCCGCCACGCTCATCCCACTGAGCAGCTGATCCGCCAACGCACGCGAAATGCTGAGTACGGGAATATCCATCGAAGCTTCCTGCTTCTGGTAGTTCAGCTCGACGAGCGCATCCTCTTTCTGGAAAGCCGGACCGGAGGCGAACAGTACGCCGGCGGCGCCGTGATCCATGGCAACAAGAGCCTTTTTCCGCAATGAGGAAAAGGGGTCGAAGTCGCCGCTGTCTTCGTCGGGACTGCCACGCAGTATCAGCACCCAGTGCCCGTCGACTTCACGTCCGTGATAGTCATGCCATGCACTCGAGTCCAGCTCATAATCAAAGCCGTATCCCACACACACGACACCGGCACGCAGCGACTTCTCTGCTGAAAACGACAGAGGGATGAAATCCTTCTGCAGCACCGCTTTCGTCTCACCTATCTGCAGCGACGATTGTGTCCCAGCGGAAATATCGATGATGATGGGGAAATGCTGGAAGCCATCGTCGGCCAGCAGGCGAACACCGGCATCGCGAAACTGACTGCGGATGTATTCAGCAGCCTTGAGCGCGCCCGGGTCCGAGGGATGGCGTCCTTTGAGCGCATCGGAAGCGAGGTAGCTGACATGCGCATGCAGTTCGTCCGCAGTGATCTCCTGCGATACCTGGGCGACAAGAATGCCAGGGAAAACGATGCAGGCGGCGAAAAAGGCGAGAAAACGTGTAGGAGACATACCGAATCCGGAATCGAAATAAAAAAACCTTTAGACTGCACAACAGTGCAGCCTAAAGGTACACAAGAAATCCGATATGGAGCACGGATAATCCCGAATTCGGGCCTTCGTCAAATCCCGCGCGGCAGTTACTTGCTGACCAGATCCACGTCAAGCGTCAGTTCCTCGTCACCGCGCTTGACGATGACGGGCACGGTTTCGCCGGGACTATGACGGCTCATCGCTGTCATGTAGTCATAAATATTGCCCACTTCCGTTTCACCGAATTTGATCATGATGTCGCCACCTTTCAGGCCGGCTTTTTCAGCCGGACTCCCCGGGCTGGTCCCGGTAATTCTGAAGCCGCCCTCGGTGTGCGCGTAATCAGGGATGGTCCCGACATAGACGTTGAAACGTGCGACGCGCTTCTCCTTGGGCGTCTCTACGCGGGTGAAGGGAATGCTGTCGAGCACATCCGCCCGCTCCACCAATTCACGCACATAGTTGACCACTTCCGTTTCACCCACGTAGTTGACACGGTCCGCGTCGTCGGTGGGACGATGGTAATCCGTATGCAGTCCCGTAAAAAAGAACAGGACGGGGATGTTCTTTGCGTAGAAGGACGAGTGATCGCTTGACCCCTGCCCATCCTGGATAAGTGCCAGATCAAAATTCTCGTCATCGTTTTCCTCTTCTACCATTTCTTTCCACACCGGCGAGGTCCCGATGCCCTGGACGTTCAGACGCCGGGTATCCTTTTCCAGTCGTCCCACCATGTCGAGATTGAACATGGCCTGGATATGCTCGAGAGGGATTGTCGGGGCGTCCGCGAAATGTGCGGAACCGAGCAGTCCCATCTCTTCACCGCTGAAGGTCATGAACAGCAAGCTGTGCTCGGTCGGATGCGCCTTGAAATATTCCGCCAGTTCGAGCACTCCGGCAGTTCCCGATGCGTTGTCATCCGCACCATTGTGAATCTGCGGTTCCGTGCCACGGTAAAGGCTCCCCTCCTGTCCCCATCCGAGATGATCGTAATGCGCGCCGACGACGAACACCTTGTCTTTCAGCGCATCATCGGTGCCGGGCAAAAAGGCGAGTACGTTGCGCGTCTTTTTCCGCACGAGAGAGACATTGAAGCTTCCGCGAATTTCGCAGTCCGCGTCCGCCATGGCCCTGCTACCGCCCGCGTATATGTCCTCAAGGCTTCCGCTCATGCCCGCGGCAGCAAAAAGCTGCTTTGCCGCGGAGGGACTGATGCGCGCAACGGGTATTCCGGAGGATGTCGCTGCGCCATCGTAATGCAGTTGACGGAGCTTCGCCTCGTTGTCGTGAATGATCAGCAGCGCGGCGGCGTTGCGTTCACGCGCCAGCAGCTCCTTGCTGCGCGCGGAGGCGAACATCGGCACACTGCTGTGCGGATCCGCATCGTCCGGATATCCCGCGCGCACGATCACGACCTTGCCCTCGACATCCAGCCCTTCATAATCGTTCGTCTTCTCATTCGGCGTGACGATACCATACCCGGCGAACACCGGTGGTCCCTCGAACGCGGTTGAACTGGAGAATGCATACGGCATGAACTGCATGGTATCGACAGGCTGCAGCGTACCCCCACCCGGCGACACACCCAGGGTGTTGTTCGATGAGGCTGCACCGGTGATGACCTCGAACGTCTGAAAATACGTCCCGTTCTCCCCGCCCGGTTCGAGTCCGTACCTGCGAAACTCCCGCGCGATGTATTCGGCGGCGAGGTCGATCGATGGCGTCCCGGTTCCACGTCCCTCGAGTTCATCCGAAGCCAGCCATTCGATGTGCCTGCGCAGCTCCGCACCTGTAATATCCGGATCCGATGCGATGGACACCGGCGGCAGTTCCTGCGCACCGCTCTGCGCGAACGCGGGGATGGTGAAAGCGAGCAGCAGCAGGAGAGAGAGAGAAGTTTTCATATCAGCATTATCCTTGATGACAGAATGGATGCAATATAAACACCAATTTGCACAATCATGTTTCCGGGATCCTTTTGCCAGCGCTTCTGAGGGAATACCTGCAAGCGATGCACGGTGAAAAAGACGCGGGATTATCATATATTCATTTCATCCAGGCAATCACGTATTCCAGAGTCCAGGAGGTTACGCATGGCAAGTATCTTTTCCCGCATTACGGATATTTTCAAAGCCAATATCAACGACATTCTCGATCGGGCAGAAGATCCGGAGAAAATGATCAAGCAGATGGTCATCGAGATGGAAGAGGCTGTCAACAAGGCCACCACCGCGGTTGGTGCTGCAATAGCCAATGAGAAGCAGCTGGATCGCCAGCATGCTGAAAAGAAAAAACTGGCAGCGAAGTGGCAGGATCGCGCCGTCAAGGCGGTGAATGCCGGACGCGACGATCTGGCCCGGCA carries:
- a CDS encoding TonB-dependent receptor — its product is MHRISSRILPILILLFSQYSATVPLSAQSAAGLEGHVLDAQGNPLEGTHVRVEGCTSGTITNPDGSFLLTGLQPGRVILRISHVGYAPLQRQVTLSSGSRAQVEVRLQPRSVELGAVTVTATRMHDLLRNIPQPVSVIAARTLFERQPVSVPDALDAEAGLQLVRDGVWGTDIAIRGLQRANVVTLIDGVRIETATAHAAGMSLVDVSDVRRIEVLRGGSSSMYGSGATGGVVQIQTRSGGFSPVLQFAGTVESGIATVNNAADAALSVDAMAERWYLHAHGRLRAAEDTQTPDGVLRDSRFHDNSIAVAGGMRITEAQQFRVRWQRMRAEDVGIPGGASFPEFASARYPDEEREMFSAEYVIDPLGSVMQRLSLAVARQRIDRNVEIIPNPAVTLRPSAEHDMWSTQATAHLQMGSHTVRSGVDAWQRRYEGIRLREIAANNTTIADLPLPVARFRSVGLFVQDDVPLVSERLRLSAGGRLDAIHVENDEAYDLQYIIRDGVRTADPPSRSLRWPAATSDELSWSAHAGLLWQATDATALTLNLSHAFRAPSLEERYQYIELGAATYVGDPDLAAEKGSMVDLGLRLELPDAALRVNGYLRSMRDLVVDAKLSDTLYRKENVGEAVIYGFELAGEYRLFGRATAYASIEYLRGRDTGLDEDLPQMAPFGGRLGLRGNIADAVEADVFTSFAADQRDVAPGELATPGYVLLHLRLRSLPISLGGLRLQLLAGVDNLLDQSWRRHLSTLRGIIVSEPGRNFILRLRLHW
- a CDS encoding M28 family peptidase, with amino-acid sequence MSPTRFLAFFAACIVFPGILVAQVSQEITADELHAHVSYLASDALKGRHPSDPGALKAAEYIRSQFRDAGVRLLADDGFQHFPIIIDISAGTQSSLQIGETKAVLQKDFIPLSFSAEKSLRAGVVCVGYGFDYELDSSAWHDYHGREVDGHWVLILRGSPDEDSGDFDPFSSLRKKALVAMDHGAAGVLFASGPAFQKEDALVELNYQKQEASMDIPVLSISRALADQLLSGMSVAELEAKLNTERAPVSCETTGMVAGNAQLKRHSVDGVNVVGVIDGSDAELAGEYVIVGAHYDHLGMGGPGSGSRAPDTVAVHNGADDNASGTAAVIEISERIAAHPLPRPVLVVCFTAEEMGLLGSKYFVANPPVDLGKTVLMCNLDMVGHMKEGEKTLSIGGTGTATGLEDMVKSVVEKDGFTATMSPEGYGPSDHASFYTENIPVLFFFTGIHEDYHLPSDDTELCNFPGEKLVADLVTDIITAVATRSDALVYAEAGPKSRPPASKRFKVTLGIMPDVSGSGTEGLRADAVIDGRPASRAGMKKGDVIVAMEGKPVKDIYQYMDRLSEFKSGQRISVDVMRDGKKVVLIVEL
- a CDS encoding M28 family peptidase produces the protein MKTSLSLLLLLAFTIPAFAQSGAQELPPVSIASDPDITGAELRRHIEWLASDELEGRGTGTPSIDLAAEYIAREFRRYGLEPGGENGTYFQTFEVITGAASSNNTLGVSPGGGTLQPVDTMQFMPYAFSSSTAFEGPPVFAGYGIVTPNEKTNDYEGLDVEGKVVIVRAGYPDDADPHSSVPMFASARSKELLARERNAAALLIIHDNEAKLRQLHYDGAATSSGIPVARISPSAAKQLFAAAGMSGSLEDIYAGGSRAMADADCEIRGSFNVSLVRKKTRNVLAFLPGTDDALKDKVFVVGAHYDHLGWGQEGSLYRGTEPQIHNGADDNASGTAGVLELAEYFKAHPTEHSLLFMTFSGEEMGLLGSAHFADAPTIPLEHIQAMFNLDMVGRLEKDTRRLNVQGIGTSPVWKEMVEEENDDENFDLALIQDGQGSSDHSSFYAKNIPVLFFFTGLHTDYHRPTDDADRVNYVGETEVVNYVRELVERADVLDSIPFTRVETPKEKRVARFNVYVGTIPDYAHTEGGFRITGTSPGSPAEKAGLKGGDIMIKFGETEVGNIYDYMTAMSRHSPGETVPVIVKRGDEELTLDVDLVSK